The genomic window TACCTGTTCGACCCAGCTGGGAACGAGACGGCGAACGCATCGATTTCCAGTACTACTGGATCGATCGGGAGCCACTCGTTTGTGGCGTCTCAAAACGGTACGTACCGTGTTGAGGTGTATGGCAACGCCTCGGACGTGAGTGCGATCTGGGTCGGCAACGAGTCGGACACCAGCGAGAACGCGACGTTCGTCGGCGGTGCAACCGCCGATGACGGCTCGTCGTCGAACCTCTGGATCGTCGCGGCAGGGCTTGCGTTCACGCTCATGCTCGCTGCCGTGGGCGTAGTCGCCCGGAGTCGCTGGTGACCGACCTTAGCCGGCGTGACGCTTTGCGTCTTGCTGTCGGTGGGACTGCTGTCTCTGCGACAGGCTACAGTGCAGCCCGATACGGTGCA from Salinarchaeum sp. Harcht-Bsk1 includes these protein-coding regions:
- a CDS encoding pre-peptidase C-terminal domain-containing protein, translated to MLGSPDQRARRWLIGIACMVFAGAGVAILLVAVAAGGGAAAPAEEPLVNGSVNITDAPNQSVYVDVEFAADANLDAYLFDPAGNETANASISSTTGSIGSHSFVASQNGTYRVEVYGNASDVSAIWVGNESDTSENATFVGGATADDGSSSNLWIVAAGLAFTLMLAAVGVVARSRW